In the genome of Aridibaculum aurantiacum, one region contains:
- a CDS encoding glucose 1-dehydrogenase, whose protein sequence is MKAIALIPGTSNVSLAEVDEPLITQPGEVKIKMLQVGICGTDREEAAGGRADAPEGKRQLIIGHEMFGQVVEVGDEVTSVKPGDYAVFTVRRGCGKCNACNNNRSDMCYTGDYTERGIKAADGFQSQYVVDNEQYLVKVPEAIKSIGVLTEPMSVAAKAIDEAMIMQSARLKNFDREENWLKGKKALIAGIGAIGLMAAFALRLRGAEVLGMDVVDEDTLRPQILKQIGGKYIDGRQVKVTDIDDAFGPADFVFEATGIAKLQIQLIDTLAINGIYVATGIPSGERPLTIMAGDLMQQLVLKNQIILGSVNASIDHYKMAVEDLYASYEKWPGPIQAIITEKIPFTDFEKALHQHSADEIKVVVDWSV, encoded by the coding sequence ATGAAAGCGATTGCCTTAATTCCAGGAACTTCCAATGTATCGTTGGCCGAGGTAGATGAACCGTTGATCACGCAACCAGGTGAAGTAAAAATAAAGATGCTTCAGGTAGGTATCTGCGGCACTGATAGGGAAGAAGCAGCTGGTGGTAGGGCTGATGCGCCTGAAGGCAAGCGGCAATTGATCATAGGACATGAAATGTTTGGCCAGGTAGTAGAAGTAGGCGACGAGGTAACATCTGTTAAGCCGGGCGATTATGCGGTGTTCACTGTGCGAAGAGGATGCGGCAAGTGTAACGCCTGCAACAACAACCGCAGCGATATGTGTTATACCGGAGATTATACAGAGCGAGGTATAAAAGCTGCTGATGGTTTCCAGTCACAATACGTGGTGGACAATGAGCAATACCTGGTAAAGGTTCCTGAAGCAATAAAAAGTATAGGTGTATTAACAGAGCCTATGTCTGTTGCCGCAAAGGCTATAGATGAAGCAATGATCATGCAGTCTGCAAGGCTGAAGAACTTTGACAGGGAAGAAAATTGGTTGAAAGGAAAAAAGGCTTTAATAGCGGGTATTGGAGCAATAGGATTGATGGCAGCTTTTGCACTTCGTCTTCGTGGCGCCGAAGTACTGGGAATGGATGTGGTAGATGAAGATACCCTTCGTCCACAGATACTAAAGCAGATAGGTGGAAAGTATATAGATGGCAGGCAGGTGAAGGTGACAGATATTGATGATGCATTTGGTCCTGCTGACTTTGTATTTGAAGCCACAGGAATTGCCAAACTTCAAATTCAACTGATAGATACATTAGCCATCAACGGTATTTATGTAGCTACTGGTATTCCATCTGGCGAAAGGCCACTGACCATCATGGCTGGCGATCTTATGCAGCAATTGGTACTCAAAAACCAGATCATACTTGGAAGTGTAAATGCGAGTATTGATCATTATAAAATGGCGGTTGAAGATCTATATGCCAGTTATGAAAAATGGCCTGGTCCAATTCAAGCAATCATTACAGAAAAAATACCTTTTACTGATTTTGAGAAAGCACTGCATCAGCATTCAGCCGATGAGATAAAAGTAGTAGTGGATTGGTCTGTTTGA
- a CDS encoding ribose-5-phosphate isomerase, translating into MPKVTYRVYVVELSKKVFTENWKFRAANPQFNGTLECLYVGMTSKTPAERLKQHKTGYINGKGHKLSANIVQKYGIYLRPSLYEHLNVEPMTRAEALAMEEKLALHLRRQGYAVWFN; encoded by the coding sequence ATGCCGAAAGTGACATACCGTGTATACGTAGTAGAACTTTCTAAAAAAGTGTTTACCGAAAACTGGAAGTTCAGGGCTGCTAACCCGCAATTCAATGGTACACTGGAGTGCCTTTATGTAGGCATGACGAGTAAGACACCGGCGGAAAGATTGAAACAACACAAGACGGGCTACATTAACGGCAAAGGCCATAAGCTATCTGCTAACATCGTTCAGAAGTATGGCATATACCTTAGGCCAAGTTTATATGAACACCTGAATGTAGAACCCATGACCCGTGCAGAAGCTTTGGCAATGGAAGAGAAGCTTGCGTTGCACTTACGACGACAAGGCTATGCTGTTTGGTTTAATTAA